A window of the Lagenorhynchus albirostris chromosome 1, mLagAlb1.1, whole genome shotgun sequence genome harbors these coding sequences:
- the SNX33 gene encoding sorting nexin-33 isoform X3 produces the protein MALKGRALYDFRSENKEEISIQQDEDLVVFSETSLDGWLQGQNSRGETGLFPASYVEIIRSGTSSNHADYSSSPAGSLGTQVSLYDGSSVADPSWSGGGSGFLSNQGSFEEDDDDDWDDWDDGCTVVEEPRAGGLGTNGHPPLNLSYPGAYPSQHTAFRPKPPLERQDSLASAKRGSVVGRNLNRFSCFVRSGVEAFILGDVPMMAKIAETYSIEMGPRGPQWKANPHPFACSVEDPTKQTKFKGIKSYISYKLTPTHAGSPVYRRYKHFDWLYNRLLHKFTVISVPHLPEKQATGRFEEDFIEKRKRRLILWMDHMTSHPVLSQYEGFQHFLSCLDAKQWKMGKRRAEKDEMVGASFLLTFQIPTEHQDLQDVEDRVDTFKAFSKKMDDSVLQLSTVASELVRKHVGGFRKEFQKLGNAFQAISHAFQMDPPFSSEALNSAISHTGRTYEAVGEMFAEQPKNDLFQMLDTLSLYQGLLSNFPDIIHLQKGAFAKVKESQRMSDEGRMAQDEADGIRRRCRVVGFALQAEMNHFHQRRELDFKHMMQNYLRQQILFYQRVWRKKG, from the exons ATGGCACTAAAAGGCCGAGCCCTCTATGACTTCCGCAGCGAGAACAAGGAGGAAATCAGCATCCAGCAGGATGAGGACCTGGTTGTTTTCAGCGAGACCTCGCTGGATGGATGGCTGCAGGGCCAGAACAGCCGCGGTGAGACAGGGCTCTTCCCTGCCTCTTACGTGGAGATCATCCGTTCTGGCACCAGCTCCAACCATGCCGACTACTCCAGCAGTCCTGCAGGCTCTCTGGGCACTCAGGTGAGCTTATACGACGGCTCCAGCGTGGCAGACCCTTCCTGGAGTGGGGGGGGCAGTGGCTTCCTCTCAAACCAGGGTAGTTTCGAGGAGGACGATGATGATGACTGGGATGACTGGGATGATGGATGCACAGTGGTGGAGGAGCCACGGGCTGGTGGGCTGGGCACCAACGGGCACCCCCCACTCAACCTCTCCTACCCTGGTGCCTACCCCAGCCAACACACGGCCTTCCGGCCCAAGCCACCCCTGGAGCGGCAGGACAGCCTGGCATCTGCCAAGCGAGGCAGCGTGGTGGGACGCAACCTCAACCGCTTCTCGTGCTTTGTGCGCTCTGGCGTGGAGGCCTTCATCCTGGGTGACGTGCCCATGATGGCCAAGATCGCTGAGACATACTCCATTGAAATGGGCCCTCGCGGCCCCCAGTGGAAGGCCAACCCCCACCCATTTGCCTGCTCCGTGGAGGACCCCACCAAACAGACCAAATTCAAGGGCATCAAAAGCTACATCTCCTACAAGCTCACACCCACACACGCTGGCTCCCCTGTCTACAGGCGCTACAAACACTTCGACTGGCTCTACAACCGCCTGCTGCACAAGTTCACTGTCATCTCGGTGCCCCACCTGCCAGAGAAGCAGGCCACAGGCCGCTTCGAGGAGGACTTCATTGAGAAGCGGAAGCGGCGGCTCATCCTCTGGATGGACCACATGACTAGCCACCCCGTGCTGTCCCAGTACGAGGGCTTCCAACATTTCCTTAGCTGCCTGGATGCCAAGCAGTGGAAGATGGGCAAACGCCGGGCCGAGAAGGACGAGATGGTGGGCGCCAGCTTCCTGCTCACCTTCCAGATCCCCACGGAGCACCAGGACCTGCAGGATGTGGAGGATCGTGTGGACACCTTCAAAGCCTTCAGCAAGAAGATGGATGACAGCGTCCTGCAGCTCAGCACCGTAGCATCGGAGCTGGTGCGCAAGCATGTGGGGGGCTTCCGCAAGGAATTCCAGAAGCTGGGCAATGCCTTCCAGGCCATCAGTCATGCCTTCCAGATGGACCCCCCCTTCAGCTCCGAAGCCCTCAACAGCGCCATTTCTCACACGGGCCGCACCTATGAAGCCGTGGGTGAGATGTTTGCCGAGCAGCCCAAGAACGACCTCTTCCAGATGCTCGACACGCTGTCTCTCTACCAGGGCCTGCTCTCCAACTTCCCCGACATCATCCACCTGCAGAAAG GTGCCTTCGCCAAGGTGAAGGAGAGCCAGCGCATGAGTGACGAGGGCCGCATGGCACAGGACGAGGCAGATGGCATTCGCAGGCGCTGCCGCGTGGTGGGCTTCGCCCTGCAGGCTGAGATGAACCACTTCCACCAGCGCCGCGAGCTCGACTTCAAGCACATGATGCAGAACTACCTGCGCCAGCAGATCCTCTTCTACCAGCGG GTCTGGAGGAAGAAGGGGTAG
- the IMP3 gene encoding U3 small nucleolar ribonucleoprotein protein IMP3: MVRKLKFHEQKLLKQVDFLNWEVTDHNLHELRVLRRYRLQRREDYTRYNQLSRAVRELARRLRDLPERDPFRVRSSAALLDKLYALGLIPTRGSLELCDFVTASSFCRRRLPTVLLKLRMAQHLQAAVAFVEQGHVRVGPDVVTDPAFLVTRSMEDFVTWVDSSKIKRHVLEYNEERDDFDLEA; the protein is encoded by the coding sequence ATGGTGCGGAAGCTTAAGTTCCACGAGCAGAAGCTGCTGAAGCAGGTGGACTTCCTGAACTGGGAGGTCACCGATCACAACTTGCACGAGCTGCGCGTGTTGCGGCGTTATCGGCTGCAACGGCGCGAGGACTACACGCGCTACAACCAGCTGAGCCGTGCTGTGCGCGAGCTGGCGCGGCGCCTGCGGGACCTGCCGGAGCGCGACCCGTTTCGCGTGCGCTCCTCGGCCGCGCTGCTGGACAAACTGTATGCTCTCGGCCTAATCCCCACGCGCGGGTCTCTGGAGCTCTGCGATTTCGTCACGGCCTCGTCCTTCTGCCGCCGCCGCCTGCCCACCGTGCTCCTTAAGCTGCGCATGGCGCAGCACCTCCAGGCCGCCGTGGCATTCGTGGAGCAGGGTCATGTGCGCGTGGGCCCCGACGTGGTCACCGACCCCGCCTTCCTTGTCACGCGCAGCATGGAGGACTTCGTCACCTGGGTTGACTCGTCCAAGATCAAGCGGCACGTGCTGGAGTACAATGAGGAGCGTGATGACTTCGATCTGGAAGCCTAG
- the SNX33 gene encoding sorting nexin-33 isoform X4 → MALKGRALYDFRSENKEEISIQQDEDLVVFSETSLDGWLQGQNSRGETGLFPASYVEIIRSGTSSNHADYSSSPAGSLGTQVSLYDGSSVADPSWSGGGSGFLSNQGSFEEDDDDDWDDWDDGCTVVEEPRAGGLGTNGHPPLNLSYPGAYPSQHTAFRPKPPLERQDSLASAKRGSVVGRNLNRFSCFVRSGVEAFILGDVPMMAKIAETYSIEMGPRGPQWKANPHPFACSVEDPTKQTKFKGIKSYISYKLTPTHAGSPVYRRYKHFDWLYNRLLHKFTVISVPHLPEKQATGRFEEDFIEKRKRRLILWMDHMTSHPVLSQYEGFQHFLSCLDAKQWKMGKRRAEKDEMVGASFLLTFQIPTEHQDLQDVEDRVDTFKAFSKKMDDSVLQLSTVASELVRKHVGGFRKEFQKLGNAFQAISHAFQMDPPFSSEALNSAISHTGRTYEAVGEMFAEQPKNDLFQMLDTLSLYQGLLSNFPDIIHLQKGADEQRIVSPGATTSWVLAGTEKQFAHSCEGSSYSVRCLRQGEGEPAHE, encoded by the exons ATGGCACTAAAAGGCCGAGCCCTCTATGACTTCCGCAGCGAGAACAAGGAGGAAATCAGCATCCAGCAGGATGAGGACCTGGTTGTTTTCAGCGAGACCTCGCTGGATGGATGGCTGCAGGGCCAGAACAGCCGCGGTGAGACAGGGCTCTTCCCTGCCTCTTACGTGGAGATCATCCGTTCTGGCACCAGCTCCAACCATGCCGACTACTCCAGCAGTCCTGCAGGCTCTCTGGGCACTCAGGTGAGCTTATACGACGGCTCCAGCGTGGCAGACCCTTCCTGGAGTGGGGGGGGCAGTGGCTTCCTCTCAAACCAGGGTAGTTTCGAGGAGGACGATGATGATGACTGGGATGACTGGGATGATGGATGCACAGTGGTGGAGGAGCCACGGGCTGGTGGGCTGGGCACCAACGGGCACCCCCCACTCAACCTCTCCTACCCTGGTGCCTACCCCAGCCAACACACGGCCTTCCGGCCCAAGCCACCCCTGGAGCGGCAGGACAGCCTGGCATCTGCCAAGCGAGGCAGCGTGGTGGGACGCAACCTCAACCGCTTCTCGTGCTTTGTGCGCTCTGGCGTGGAGGCCTTCATCCTGGGTGACGTGCCCATGATGGCCAAGATCGCTGAGACATACTCCATTGAAATGGGCCCTCGCGGCCCCCAGTGGAAGGCCAACCCCCACCCATTTGCCTGCTCCGTGGAGGACCCCACCAAACAGACCAAATTCAAGGGCATCAAAAGCTACATCTCCTACAAGCTCACACCCACACACGCTGGCTCCCCTGTCTACAGGCGCTACAAACACTTCGACTGGCTCTACAACCGCCTGCTGCACAAGTTCACTGTCATCTCGGTGCCCCACCTGCCAGAGAAGCAGGCCACAGGCCGCTTCGAGGAGGACTTCATTGAGAAGCGGAAGCGGCGGCTCATCCTCTGGATGGACCACATGACTAGCCACCCCGTGCTGTCCCAGTACGAGGGCTTCCAACATTTCCTTAGCTGCCTGGATGCCAAGCAGTGGAAGATGGGCAAACGCCGGGCCGAGAAGGACGAGATGGTGGGCGCCAGCTTCCTGCTCACCTTCCAGATCCCCACGGAGCACCAGGACCTGCAGGATGTGGAGGATCGTGTGGACACCTTCAAAGCCTTCAGCAAGAAGATGGATGACAGCGTCCTGCAGCTCAGCACCGTAGCATCGGAGCTGGTGCGCAAGCATGTGGGGGGCTTCCGCAAGGAATTCCAGAAGCTGGGCAATGCCTTCCAGGCCATCAGTCATGCCTTCCAGATGGACCCCCCCTTCAGCTCCGAAGCCCTCAACAGCGCCATTTCTCACACGGGCCGCACCTATGAAGCCGTGGGTGAGATGTTTGCCGAGCAGCCCAAGAACGACCTCTTCCAGATGCTCGACACGCTGTCTCTCTACCAGGGCCTGCTCTCCAACTTCCCCGACATCATCCACCTGCAGAAAG GCGCTGATGAACAAAGAATTGTATCACCAGGAGCCACCACCAGCTGGGTCTTGGCTGGGACTGAAAAGCAGTTCGCACATAGTTGCGAGGGGAGCTCTTACTCTGTCAG GTGCCTTCGCCAAGGTGAAGGAGAGCCAGCGCATGAGTGA
- the SNX33 gene encoding sorting nexin-33 isoform X1, translated as MALKGRALYDFRSENKEEISIQQDEDLVVFSETSLDGWLQGQNSRGETGLFPASYVEIIRSGTSSNHADYSSSPAGSLGTQVSLYDGSSVADPSWSGGGSGFLSNQGSFEEDDDDDWDDWDDGCTVVEEPRAGGLGTNGHPPLNLSYPGAYPSQHTAFRPKPPLERQDSLASAKRGSVVGRNLNRFSCFVRSGVEAFILGDVPMMAKIAETYSIEMGPRGPQWKANPHPFACSVEDPTKQTKFKGIKSYISYKLTPTHAGSPVYRRYKHFDWLYNRLLHKFTVISVPHLPEKQATGRFEEDFIEKRKRRLILWMDHMTSHPVLSQYEGFQHFLSCLDAKQWKMGKRRAEKDEMVGASFLLTFQIPTEHQDLQDVEDRVDTFKAFSKKMDDSVLQLSTVASELVRKHVGGFRKEFQKLGNAFQAISHAFQMDPPFSSEALNSAISHTGRTYEAVGEMFAEQPKNDLFQMLDTLSLYQGLLSNFPDIIHLQKGAFAKVKESQRMSDEGRMAQDEADGIRRRCRVVGFALQAEMNHFHQRRELDFKHMMQNYLRQQILFYQRVGQQLEKTLHMYDSL; from the exons ATGGCACTAAAAGGCCGAGCCCTCTATGACTTCCGCAGCGAGAACAAGGAGGAAATCAGCATCCAGCAGGATGAGGACCTGGTTGTTTTCAGCGAGACCTCGCTGGATGGATGGCTGCAGGGCCAGAACAGCCGCGGTGAGACAGGGCTCTTCCCTGCCTCTTACGTGGAGATCATCCGTTCTGGCACCAGCTCCAACCATGCCGACTACTCCAGCAGTCCTGCAGGCTCTCTGGGCACTCAGGTGAGCTTATACGACGGCTCCAGCGTGGCAGACCCTTCCTGGAGTGGGGGGGGCAGTGGCTTCCTCTCAAACCAGGGTAGTTTCGAGGAGGACGATGATGATGACTGGGATGACTGGGATGATGGATGCACAGTGGTGGAGGAGCCACGGGCTGGTGGGCTGGGCACCAACGGGCACCCCCCACTCAACCTCTCCTACCCTGGTGCCTACCCCAGCCAACACACGGCCTTCCGGCCCAAGCCACCCCTGGAGCGGCAGGACAGCCTGGCATCTGCCAAGCGAGGCAGCGTGGTGGGACGCAACCTCAACCGCTTCTCGTGCTTTGTGCGCTCTGGCGTGGAGGCCTTCATCCTGGGTGACGTGCCCATGATGGCCAAGATCGCTGAGACATACTCCATTGAAATGGGCCCTCGCGGCCCCCAGTGGAAGGCCAACCCCCACCCATTTGCCTGCTCCGTGGAGGACCCCACCAAACAGACCAAATTCAAGGGCATCAAAAGCTACATCTCCTACAAGCTCACACCCACACACGCTGGCTCCCCTGTCTACAGGCGCTACAAACACTTCGACTGGCTCTACAACCGCCTGCTGCACAAGTTCACTGTCATCTCGGTGCCCCACCTGCCAGAGAAGCAGGCCACAGGCCGCTTCGAGGAGGACTTCATTGAGAAGCGGAAGCGGCGGCTCATCCTCTGGATGGACCACATGACTAGCCACCCCGTGCTGTCCCAGTACGAGGGCTTCCAACATTTCCTTAGCTGCCTGGATGCCAAGCAGTGGAAGATGGGCAAACGCCGGGCCGAGAAGGACGAGATGGTGGGCGCCAGCTTCCTGCTCACCTTCCAGATCCCCACGGAGCACCAGGACCTGCAGGATGTGGAGGATCGTGTGGACACCTTCAAAGCCTTCAGCAAGAAGATGGATGACAGCGTCCTGCAGCTCAGCACCGTAGCATCGGAGCTGGTGCGCAAGCATGTGGGGGGCTTCCGCAAGGAATTCCAGAAGCTGGGCAATGCCTTCCAGGCCATCAGTCATGCCTTCCAGATGGACCCCCCCTTCAGCTCCGAAGCCCTCAACAGCGCCATTTCTCACACGGGCCGCACCTATGAAGCCGTGGGTGAGATGTTTGCCGAGCAGCCCAAGAACGACCTCTTCCAGATGCTCGACACGCTGTCTCTCTACCAGGGCCTGCTCTCCAACTTCCCCGACATCATCCACCTGCAGAAAG GTGCCTTCGCCAAGGTGAAGGAGAGCCAGCGCATGAGTGACGAGGGCCGCATGGCACAGGACGAGGCAGATGGCATTCGCAGGCGCTGCCGCGTGGTGGGCTTCGCCCTGCAGGCTGAGATGAACCACTTCCACCAGCGCCGCGAGCTCGACTTCAAGCACATGATGCAGAACTACCTGCGCCAGCAGATCCTCTTCTACCAGCGGGTAGGCCAGCAGCTGGAGAAGACGCTGCACATGTATGACAGCCTCTGA
- the SNX33 gene encoding sorting nexin-33 isoform X2: MALKGRALYDFRSENKEEISIQQDEDLVVFSETSLDGWLQGQNSRGETGLFPASYVEIIRSGTSSNHADYSSSPAGSLGTQVSLYDGSSVADPSWSGGGSGFLSNQGSFEEDDDDDWDDWDDGCTVVEEPRAGGLGTNGHPPLNLSYPGAYPSQHTAFRPKPPLERQDSLASAKRGSVVGRNLNRFSCFVRSGVEAFILGDVPMMAKIAETYSIEMGPRGPQWKANPHPFACSVEDPTKQTKFKGIKSYISYKLTPTHAGSPVYRRYKHFDWLYNRLLHKFTVISVPHLPEKQATGRFEEDFIEKRKRRLILWMDHMTSHPVLSQYEGFQHFLSCLDAKQWKMGKRRAEKDEMVGASFLLTFQIPTEHQDLQDVEDRVDTFKAFSKKMDDSVLQLSTVASELVRKHVGGFRKEFQKLGNAFQAISHAFQMDPPFSSEALNSAISHTGRTYEAVGEMFAEQPKNDLFQMLDTLSLYQGLLSNFPDIIHLQKGAFAKVKESQRMSDEGRMAQDEADGIRRRCRVVGFALQAEMNHFHQRRELDFKHMMQNYLRQQILFYQRGEASRESQKTLC; encoded by the exons ATGGCACTAAAAGGCCGAGCCCTCTATGACTTCCGCAGCGAGAACAAGGAGGAAATCAGCATCCAGCAGGATGAGGACCTGGTTGTTTTCAGCGAGACCTCGCTGGATGGATGGCTGCAGGGCCAGAACAGCCGCGGTGAGACAGGGCTCTTCCCTGCCTCTTACGTGGAGATCATCCGTTCTGGCACCAGCTCCAACCATGCCGACTACTCCAGCAGTCCTGCAGGCTCTCTGGGCACTCAGGTGAGCTTATACGACGGCTCCAGCGTGGCAGACCCTTCCTGGAGTGGGGGGGGCAGTGGCTTCCTCTCAAACCAGGGTAGTTTCGAGGAGGACGATGATGATGACTGGGATGACTGGGATGATGGATGCACAGTGGTGGAGGAGCCACGGGCTGGTGGGCTGGGCACCAACGGGCACCCCCCACTCAACCTCTCCTACCCTGGTGCCTACCCCAGCCAACACACGGCCTTCCGGCCCAAGCCACCCCTGGAGCGGCAGGACAGCCTGGCATCTGCCAAGCGAGGCAGCGTGGTGGGACGCAACCTCAACCGCTTCTCGTGCTTTGTGCGCTCTGGCGTGGAGGCCTTCATCCTGGGTGACGTGCCCATGATGGCCAAGATCGCTGAGACATACTCCATTGAAATGGGCCCTCGCGGCCCCCAGTGGAAGGCCAACCCCCACCCATTTGCCTGCTCCGTGGAGGACCCCACCAAACAGACCAAATTCAAGGGCATCAAAAGCTACATCTCCTACAAGCTCACACCCACACACGCTGGCTCCCCTGTCTACAGGCGCTACAAACACTTCGACTGGCTCTACAACCGCCTGCTGCACAAGTTCACTGTCATCTCGGTGCCCCACCTGCCAGAGAAGCAGGCCACAGGCCGCTTCGAGGAGGACTTCATTGAGAAGCGGAAGCGGCGGCTCATCCTCTGGATGGACCACATGACTAGCCACCCCGTGCTGTCCCAGTACGAGGGCTTCCAACATTTCCTTAGCTGCCTGGATGCCAAGCAGTGGAAGATGGGCAAACGCCGGGCCGAGAAGGACGAGATGGTGGGCGCCAGCTTCCTGCTCACCTTCCAGATCCCCACGGAGCACCAGGACCTGCAGGATGTGGAGGATCGTGTGGACACCTTCAAAGCCTTCAGCAAGAAGATGGATGACAGCGTCCTGCAGCTCAGCACCGTAGCATCGGAGCTGGTGCGCAAGCATGTGGGGGGCTTCCGCAAGGAATTCCAGAAGCTGGGCAATGCCTTCCAGGCCATCAGTCATGCCTTCCAGATGGACCCCCCCTTCAGCTCCGAAGCCCTCAACAGCGCCATTTCTCACACGGGCCGCACCTATGAAGCCGTGGGTGAGATGTTTGCCGAGCAGCCCAAGAACGACCTCTTCCAGATGCTCGACACGCTGTCTCTCTACCAGGGCCTGCTCTCCAACTTCCCCGACATCATCCACCTGCAGAAAG GTGCCTTCGCCAAGGTGAAGGAGAGCCAGCGCATGAGTGACGAGGGCCGCATGGCACAGGACGAGGCAGATGGCATTCGCAGGCGCTGCCGCGTGGTGGGCTTCGCCCTGCAGGCTGAGATGAACCACTTCCACCAGCGCCGCGAGCTCGACTTCAAGCACATGATGCAGAACTACCTGCGCCAGCAGATCCTCTTCTACCAGCGG